Proteins encoded within one genomic window of Gimesia sp.:
- the tatC gene encoding twin-arginine translocase subunit TatC, which produces MKPQSHDLFDESTMSFGDHLEALRIHLWKALIGLAICVVLALFIGHKIVAVVRAPIDSALKEYNLDKLPEEESPEQQKSIEDLIASLSAQENPTAENKALQKILQDYQHRINNIEDTMAEPVTLAVQEAFTTIYLKVSFVAGLVLASPWVIYQIWLFVAAGLYPHERKYVYIYLPISIFLFLGGALFCFYAVFPFVLNFLLGFNKLLGVNPQIRLSEWISFAITLPLMFGLSFQLPLIMLFLERISVFEVKDYIEKTRMAILVISIISMLMTPADPMSMLLMMLPLLLLYGLGIAMCKYFPSANASPFESPDSP; this is translated from the coding sequence ATGAAACCACAGTCTCACGATCTATTTGACGAATCGACGATGAGCTTCGGAGATCACCTCGAAGCCCTGCGAATCCACCTCTGGAAGGCATTAATTGGACTGGCGATCTGTGTGGTCCTGGCCCTGTTTATCGGACATAAAATCGTTGCAGTGGTGCGGGCTCCCATCGACTCTGCTTTGAAAGAGTACAATCTGGACAAGCTCCCCGAAGAAGAGTCGCCAGAACAGCAGAAAAGCATTGAAGACCTGATCGCAAGCCTGAGTGCCCAGGAGAACCCCACTGCTGAAAACAAGGCACTGCAGAAGATTCTCCAGGACTATCAGCACCGGATCAACAACATCGAAGACACGATGGCAGAGCCGGTAACACTGGCAGTTCAGGAAGCGTTTACCACGATTTACCTCAAGGTTTCTTTTGTCGCCGGTCTGGTATTGGCCAGTCCCTGGGTGATCTATCAGATCTGGCTGTTTGTGGCTGCGGGGCTCTACCCTCATGAACGCAAGTATGTCTATATCTACCTCCCGATCAGTATCTTTCTGTTTCTCGGTGGTGCCCTGTTCTGTTTCTATGCGGTCTTTCCGTTTGTGCTCAACTTCCTGCTTGGGTTCAATAAACTCCTGGGTGTGAATCCGCAGATCCGGCTTTCGGAATGGATCAGCTTTGCGATTACACTCCCCCTGATGTTCGGTCTGAGCTTCCAGTTACCGCTGATTATGCTCTTCCTGGAACGGATCTCCGTCTTCGAGGTCAAAGATTACATCGAGAAAACCCGGATGGCCATCCTCGTGATTTCCATCATCTCGATGCTGATGACCCCCGCGGATCCGATGAGTATGCTGCTGATGATGCTGCCATTATTACTGCTTTATGGACTGGGAATCGCGATGTGCAAATATTTCCCCAGCGCCAACGCCAGCCCCTTTGAATCGCCAGATTCCCCCTGA
- a CDS encoding tetratricopeptide repeat protein yields the protein MPEPYSSTSDNNSPYLNLNTLSLHARELASQGKFGQARALFYAEEFEGPDWQRQLGLGEFLLSTGQTADAIEPFSLVLDYAHQSNEKSLRSVACHNLAIAYRELGYSQLAAQFQQYSIAWGDLRSADHQTLESEIHHLSEHAACDLTGRANDAILQQEYQLAEQLLNISLSREILDGDADAQAADWGNLGILQGLQGNHLRAIVYLRKAYQLHQQTQNHSALGQDLVHLAEVFQLTGRLKRAARCLQRAINCFSQCNSQGNAEQEACVRLHELQRILAVQQHDPLLN from the coding sequence GTGCCTGAGCCATATTCCTCTACATCTGACAACAACAGTCCCTACCTGAACTTGAATACCCTGAGCCTGCATGCACGTGAGCTGGCATCACAGGGAAAGTTCGGCCAGGCCCGTGCACTCTTTTACGCAGAGGAATTTGAAGGACCAGACTGGCAACGCCAGCTGGGACTGGGTGAATTTCTCCTGTCGACGGGTCAGACTGCTGACGCGATTGAACCATTCTCGCTGGTCCTGGATTATGCACACCAGAGTAACGAAAAATCCCTTCGCTCAGTCGCCTGCCACAACCTGGCGATCGCCTATCGTGAACTGGGGTATTCGCAACTCGCAGCCCAGTTTCAGCAATATTCGATCGCCTGGGGGGATCTTCGCTCCGCTGACCATCAGACTCTCGAATCAGAAATTCATCATTTGTCCGAGCATGCAGCCTGCGATCTGACAGGCAGGGCCAACGACGCGATATTGCAGCAGGAGTATCAGCTTGCCGAACAACTACTGAACATTTCACTTAGCCGAGAGATACTTGACGGCGATGCGGATGCCCAGGCCGCCGACTGGGGCAACCTTGGTATCCTACAGGGTTTACAAGGTAATCATCTCCGCGCTATCGTCTACCTGCGTAAGGCATATCAACTCCATCAACAGACGCAAAACCATTCTGCCCTGGGACAGGACCTGGTCCATCTGGCGGAAGTTTTCCAGTTAACTGGTCGTCTGAAACGCGCCGCGCGTTGCCTGCAGCGGGCAATCAACTGTTTCTCCCAATGCAACAGCCAGGGAAATGCGGAACAAGAAGCGTGCGTCCGTTTACATGAATTACAACGAATACTCGCCGTCCAGCAGCATGATCCTTTGCTGAATTAA
- the groES gene encoding co-chaperone GroES, with protein sequence MAKKAAKASKGARIVPLGDKVVLKREVAESTTAGGIVLPDSAQNKPQRGEVVAVGDGHVKSDGTKLPLTVKEGDRVIFSPYGGDEIKIGGEEYLLLRESDILATY encoded by the coding sequence ATGGCGAAGAAGGCTGCCAAAGCAAGCAAAGGCGCCCGTATTGTCCCTCTTGGTGACAAAGTCGTTCTGAAAAGAGAAGTTGCCGAATCAACCACCGCAGGTGGGATTGTTTTACCAGACAGTGCCCAGAATAAACCACAGCGTGGTGAAGTGGTCGCCGTGGGAGATGGACACGTCAAATCTGACGGAACCAAGCTGCCATTGACGGTAAAAGAGGGCGACCGTGTCATTTTCAGCCCTTATGGCGGAGATGAAATCAAAATCGGCGGAGAAGAATACCTGCTGCTCCGCGAAAGTGACATTCTGGCAACTTACTAG
- the groL gene encoding chaperonin GroEL (60 kDa chaperone family; promotes refolding of misfolded polypeptides especially under stressful conditions; forms two stacked rings of heptamers to form a barrel-shaped 14mer; ends can be capped by GroES; misfolded proteins enter the barrel where they are refolded when GroES binds), with protein sequence MAKMIAFDQEAQEAMRRGISKLAKAVRVTLGPKGRNVILEKSFGSPTVTKDGVSVAREIELSDKFEDMGARMVREVASKTSDIAGDGTTTATIMAEAIYNEGLKSVVAGVSPIAMKRGMDKAVEDIVDKLHKMSIECKNKKAISQVGKVASNGDEEIGKILADAMEQVGKDGVITVEEGQSLHTSFEVVEGMQFDRGYLSPYFVTDPQSMSCELEDCYVLVHEKKISNIKDLVPVLEKVVNAGKPLLIIAEDIEGEALSTLVINKLRGTFRCSAVKAPGYGDRRKAMLQDIAIMVGGQAIFEDLGIQLENLQLSDLGVAKKVTVDKDNTTIIEGGGKPGEIKARIDQIRRELENSTSDYDKEKLEERIAKLSGGVAQINVGAATESEMKEKKARVEDALHAVRAAVAEGILPGGGVALLRSSAACKPTGLSQEEKVGYEIILRACRAPLTSIANNAGDDGSVVCEKVSELEGNMGYNAATSKYEDLVKTGIIDPTRVTRSALQNSASVSTLLLTSDALIAEKGKDDHGDDDLH encoded by the coding sequence ATGGCAAAGATGATTGCCTTTGATCAGGAAGCTCAGGAAGCGATGCGACGCGGCATCAGCAAGCTGGCAAAAGCCGTTCGTGTCACTCTGGGGCCGAAAGGTCGTAACGTCATTCTCGAGAAAAGCTTTGGTTCTCCGACTGTAACCAAAGACGGTGTATCTGTGGCCCGCGAAATCGAACTGTCTGACAAGTTCGAAGACATGGGAGCCCGCATGGTGCGTGAAGTTGCCAGCAAAACATCTGACATTGCCGGTGACGGAACCACAACCGCGACCATCATGGCTGAAGCGATCTACAACGAAGGCTTGAAGTCTGTTGTAGCCGGCGTCAGCCCGATTGCCATGAAGCGTGGCATGGATAAGGCTGTCGAAGACATCGTGGACAAACTTCACAAGATGTCTATCGAGTGCAAAAACAAAAAGGCCATCTCGCAGGTTGGTAAAGTCGCTTCTAACGGCGATGAAGAAATCGGCAAGATCCTGGCTGATGCCATGGAACAGGTCGGTAAAGATGGTGTGATCACCGTTGAAGAAGGCCAGAGCCTGCACACCAGCTTCGAAGTCGTCGAAGGGATGCAGTTCGATCGTGGTTACCTCTCACCTTACTTCGTGACCGATCCTCAGAGCATGTCTTGCGAACTGGAAGACTGCTACGTGCTGGTACACGAAAAGAAGATTTCCAACATCAAGGACCTGGTTCCTGTTCTGGAAAAAGTGGTTAACGCCGGCAAGCCGCTGCTGATCATCGCTGAAGACATCGAAGGCGAAGCGCTTTCGACTCTCGTGATCAACAAGCTGCGTGGTACCTTCCGCTGCAGTGCAGTCAAAGCTCCCGGTTACGGTGACCGTCGTAAAGCCATGCTGCAGGATATCGCCATCATGGTTGGTGGTCAGGCAATCTTCGAAGACCTCGGTATTCAGCTGGAAAACCTGCAGCTGTCTGACCTGGGCGTCGCCAAGAAAGTGACCGTCGATAAAGACAATACCACCATCATCGAAGGTGGCGGAAAGCCAGGCGAAATTAAAGCCCGTATCGACCAGATCCGTCGCGAACTGGAAAACTCCACCAGCGACTACGACAAAGAAAAACTGGAAGAACGGATTGCCAAGCTGTCCGGTGGTGTTGCCCAGATCAACGTGGGGGCCGCTACAGAAAGCGAAATGAAAGAAAAGAAAGCACGCGTCGAAGACGCGCTGCACGCCGTACGGGCTGCTGTTGCTGAAGGGATCCTTCCCGGCGGTGGCGTTGCTCTGCTGCGAAGCTCTGCTGCCTGCAAGCCGACCGGTCTTTCTCAGGAAGAAAAAGTAGGTTACGAAATCATTCTGCGTGCCTGCCGTGCACCACTGACTTCGATCGCCAACAATGCCGGCGACGATGGCAGCGTGGTTTGCGAAAAGGTTTCGGAACTGGAAGGCAACATGGGCTACAATGCCGCGACTTCCAAGTACGAAGATCTGGTCAAAACCGGGATCATTGACCCGACCCGCGTGACCCGGTCCGCTCTGCAGAATTCCGCCAGTGTTTCAACCCTGCTGCTGACCAGCGATGCTCTGATCGCTGAAAAAGGCAAGGATGACCATGGCGACGACGACCTGCACTAA
- a CDS encoding argininosuccinate synthase, which produces MAREKVVLAYSGGLDTSVAVKWINEKYDMDVITYTCDLGQGRDVDGVKEKAIKTGAVEAVVEDVRNMFVDFFVWPSLMAGTMYEGKYPLATALGRPLIAHRMVEVAKEHGATAVAHGCTGKGNDQVRFDVSFQTLAPQLKIIAPVREWKWTRTEELQYAKEHGIEVEATKESIFSIDQNLWGRSVEAGILEDPWVAPPKEAYKWTASPNDAPDQPVELEIEFEQGRPIAIDGKEMDGADLIAHLNKIGGENGVGRIDHVENRLVGIKSREIYEAPAAVILHNAHRELEYLTLSRQSLRFKTFVSQTCSDIIYDGLWYSSFHQDLMGFVEKNQRFVSGTVRVSLYKGNHTVTGLKSEHSLYSPELATYEEGDQFPHETALGFIRIHGLAQQTQARQQLLKGEPSSKPTRIMPPSQSDKS; this is translated from the coding sequence GTGGCAAGAGAAAAAGTAGTTCTGGCATACAGTGGTGGTCTGGATACTTCCGTCGCCGTTAAGTGGATCAATGAAAAATACGACATGGACGTGATCACTTATACCTGTGATCTCGGTCAGGGTCGCGATGTGGACGGAGTCAAGGAAAAGGCGATCAAAACCGGTGCTGTTGAAGCCGTAGTCGAAGACGTGAGAAACATGTTTGTCGACTTCTTCGTCTGGCCTTCATTGATGGCTGGTACCATGTACGAAGGTAAGTACCCTCTGGCGACTGCTCTGGGGCGTCCGCTGATCGCACACCGGATGGTGGAAGTCGCGAAAGAACACGGAGCGACCGCTGTCGCGCATGGCTGTACCGGTAAAGGTAATGACCAGGTCCGCTTCGATGTCTCCTTCCAGACCCTGGCACCACAGCTGAAAATCATTGCCCCCGTTCGCGAGTGGAAATGGACGCGAACCGAAGAACTGCAGTACGCCAAAGAACATGGAATCGAAGTTGAAGCCACCAAGGAAAGCATCTTCAGTATCGATCAGAACCTCTGGGGACGTTCGGTCGAGGCAGGCATCCTGGAGGATCCGTGGGTGGCTCCGCCGAAAGAAGCTTACAAGTGGACCGCGTCTCCCAACGATGCTCCCGATCAACCAGTAGAACTGGAAATCGAATTCGAACAGGGACGTCCAATCGCCATCGATGGTAAGGAAATGGACGGTGCTGACCTGATCGCACACCTGAATAAAATTGGTGGCGAAAATGGTGTCGGTCGGATCGACCACGTTGAGAACCGTCTGGTCGGTATCAAGAGTCGTGAGATTTACGAAGCACCAGCTGCCGTTATACTGCATAATGCACACCGTGAACTGGAATACCTGACACTCAGTCGGCAGTCACTGCGATTCAAAACGTTCGTCAGCCAGACTTGCAGCGATATTATTTACGATGGTCTCTGGTACAGCTCTTTCCATCAGGACCTGATGGGATTTGTTGAAAAGAACCAGCGGTTTGTTTCCGGAACAGTGCGCGTCTCGCTGTATAAAGGAAATCACACCGTAACCGGTCTGAAGAGCGAACACAGCCTTTACAGTCCCGAACTGGCGACCTACGAAGAAGGCGACCAGTTCCCGCACGAGACTGCCTTGGGCTTCATTCGTATTCACGGACTGGCACAACAGACACAAGCCCGCCAGCAGTTGTTGAAGGGAGAACCGAGTTCGAAACCGACCCGGATTATGCCCCCCAGTCAATCCGATAAATCCTGA
- a CDS encoding metallophosphoesterase family protein: protein MDQTTQQGRTIAIGDIHGCDVALGTILYHLELKREDTVVCLGDAVDRGPGTKHVIEMLLDLKSTCKLVMLKGNHEEMMLDGLHGGRWESTWLQHGGKEALDSYGGRYDLIPEEHRIFMATALDYYETDTDIFVHATAVPGVPLEDLTPQELRWDRLKGTEEPDPSGRRIICGHTAQKSGKPLVFDGWVCLDTAAYRGNYLTAIDVKTNEMFQAKQSGKYREGKTLEQYVVK from the coding sequence ATGGATCAAACGACTCAGCAAGGACGTACGATTGCGATCGGTGACATTCACGGTTGTGATGTTGCGCTGGGAACGATTCTGTACCATCTGGAGCTCAAACGCGAAGATACCGTCGTCTGTCTGGGTGATGCTGTTGACCGTGGTCCGGGCACAAAGCATGTCATTGAAATGCTGCTGGATCTGAAGTCCACCTGTAAGCTCGTGATGCTCAAGGGGAATCACGAAGAGATGATGCTGGACGGACTCCATGGAGGACGCTGGGAGTCTACCTGGTTGCAGCATGGTGGAAAGGAAGCCCTGGATTCCTACGGGGGACGCTATGACCTCATCCCGGAGGAACACCGGATTTTCATGGCCACCGCTCTGGATTACTATGAAACGGACACCGACATTTTCGTGCATGCCACAGCTGTACCGGGAGTGCCGCTGGAAGATCTGACTCCACAGGAACTCCGCTGGGATCGACTCAAAGGGACCGAAGAGCCCGACCCTTCCGGACGACGGATTATCTGTGGGCATACAGCGCAAAAATCAGGGAAGCCGCTGGTCTTTGATGGCTGGGTCTGTCTTGATACAGCCGCCTATCGCGGCAACTATCTCACCGCGATTGACGTGAAGACAAATGAAATGTTTCAGGCCAAGCAGTCCGGAAAATACCGTGAAGGCAAAACCCTGGAACAGTATGTGGTGAAGTAG